A genome region from Deltaproteobacteria bacterium includes the following:
- a CDS encoding SDR family NAD(P)-dependent oxidoreductase, which translates to MPDSILLTGGAGFIGSHIAVEVARAGHRPVVLDNLCNSKSSVIERLRQIIGRAVDFVQGDIRDGAVVRKVIRDFGISRVIHLAGLKAVGESVSMPLAYYDNNVVGTLRLLEAMNDCGVRSIVFSSSCTVYGDPQRLPLTE; encoded by the coding sequence CCGGCTTCATCGGCAGCCACATTGCGGTCGAGGTGGCCCGCGCCGGTCACCGTCCTGTGGTGCTGGACAACCTCTGCAACAGCAAGTCCAGTGTGATCGAGCGGCTTCGGCAGATCATCGGCCGCGCCGTCGATTTCGTGCAGGGCGACATCCGTGATGGCGCAGTCGTCCGCAAGGTAATCCGCGACTTTGGCATCAGCCGCGTGATCCATCTCGCAGGTCTCAAGGCGGTGGGGGAGTCGGTGAGCATGCCGCTTGCCTACTACGACAACAATGTCGTCGGCACGCTACGCCTACTTGAAGCGATGAACGACTGCGGCGTGCGGTCGATCGTGTTCAGCAGCTCCTGCACGGTCTACGGCGATCCGCAGCGGCTACCGCTCACCGAA